The following proteins come from a genomic window of Streptomyces sp. NBC_01716:
- a CDS encoding 2OG-Fe(II) oxygenase, translating into MLNLAAFESATLRTLPYSWGNVGQVFATEEAAREVAASFPIGQARMRESKPAANKAYRMLSCPLVEGGERLDAVHRLDARWQDLVGELLSPSFTGALVTATELPLTETSLEVRASAYSTGCFLGPHTDRSDKMLSVILYLEPDWSPEDGGELSILRTDDPHDEAARIEPRLNTAALLVRSEGSWHQVLPVRAPRSGLRRSVLVHYWR; encoded by the coding sequence ATGCTGAATCTCGCCGCATTCGAATCGGCCACATTGCGCACGCTGCCCTACAGCTGGGGCAACGTCGGGCAAGTCTTCGCCACCGAGGAGGCTGCACGCGAAGTGGCCGCGTCCTTCCCGATCGGACAGGCCCGGATGCGCGAGTCGAAGCCGGCGGCGAACAAGGCATACCGAATGCTCTCCTGCCCGCTGGTCGAGGGCGGAGAGCGCTTGGACGCCGTGCACCGATTGGACGCCAGGTGGCAGGATCTGGTCGGCGAGCTGCTTTCCCCCTCCTTCACCGGAGCGTTGGTTACAGCGACCGAACTGCCCCTGACGGAGACCTCCCTGGAGGTCCGGGCCTCCGCCTACAGCACCGGCTGCTTCCTCGGCCCGCACACCGACCGGTCGGACAAGATGCTGTCCGTCATTCTCTACCTGGAACCGGACTGGTCACCAGAAGACGGCGGAGAACTGAGCATCCTGCGCACGGATGACCCACACGACGAGGCCGCCCGGATCGAGCCACGCCTCAACACCGCTGCTCTCCTTGTCCGTTCTGAAGGCTCCTGGCATCAAGTTCTCCCCGTGCGGGCCCCCCGGTCAGGCCTGCGCCGAAGCGTCCTCGTCCACTACTGGCGGTGA
- a CDS encoding KamA family radical SAM protein, with translation MNHTVPTATRPDTDSAGRFQAYGTHQLDQIAKRFGLTGDTLEAVRLVSLVLPFRVNEYVLRNLIDWDNVPDDPVFQLVFPQPGMLSPADEARLTEERRRADRRSLAMLVAGIRAQLNPHPGHQAELNVPHDERGALPGTQHKYRETLLYFPSSGQTCHAYCTYCFRWAQFVGEADLRFAASSPHRAVSYLRQHPEVSDVLVTGGDPMVMSASRLREHLEPLLDVAGVRTIRIGTKSVAYWPHRFVTDVDADGTLKLFEQVVRSGRTLAIMAHFSHSCELAPDVARRALARIRETGAVVYCQAPLIAHVNDDAGVWERMWRTELAVGAAPYYMFVARDTGPRDYFKVSLARAADIFSEAYRNLPGLARTVRGPVMSTTAGKVVVDGVERGPEGRFFQLRFLQARDPALVGRPFRAHYRADAAWLDELQPAPGTPADLAAAVTDPVPSGSHAPAGEES, from the coding sequence GTGAACCACACAGTCCCCACCGCCACCCGACCGGATACCGACAGCGCAGGACGATTCCAGGCCTACGGCACCCATCAGCTCGACCAGATCGCCAAGCGGTTCGGACTGACCGGGGACACGTTGGAAGCCGTACGGCTGGTTTCGCTGGTGCTGCCCTTCCGGGTCAACGAGTACGTCCTGCGCAACCTCATCGACTGGGACAATGTTCCGGACGACCCGGTTTTCCAACTGGTCTTCCCTCAGCCGGGAATGCTCTCGCCGGCCGATGAGGCCCGGCTCACCGAGGAACGCCGACGGGCCGACCGACGGTCGCTGGCCATGCTGGTCGCCGGCATCCGGGCCCAGCTCAACCCGCACCCCGGGCACCAGGCCGAGCTGAACGTGCCCCACGACGAGCGCGGCGCGCTGCCGGGGACCCAGCACAAGTACCGCGAAACCCTTCTGTACTTTCCCTCCAGCGGCCAGACCTGCCACGCATACTGCACTTACTGTTTCCGCTGGGCGCAGTTCGTCGGGGAGGCGGACCTGCGCTTCGCCGCGTCCAGCCCACACCGAGCCGTCAGCTATCTGAGGCAGCACCCCGAAGTGAGCGACGTCCTGGTGACAGGCGGCGATCCGATGGTGATGTCCGCGAGCAGGCTGCGCGAGCATCTGGAACCGCTGCTTGACGTGGCTGGGGTGCGCACCATCAGGATCGGGACCAAGTCGGTGGCGTACTGGCCGCACCGCTTCGTCACAGACGTGGACGCGGACGGCACCTTGAAGCTATTCGAGCAGGTGGTGCGCTCGGGTCGCACACTGGCGATCATGGCCCACTTCAGCCACAGCTGCGAACTCGCCCCCGACGTCGCCCGGCGGGCGCTCGCACGGATCCGAGAGACCGGGGCCGTCGTCTACTGCCAGGCGCCGCTGATCGCCCACGTCAATGACGACGCCGGGGTGTGGGAGCGGATGTGGCGGACCGAGCTTGCGGTGGGCGCGGCTCCGTACTACATGTTCGTCGCGCGTGACACCGGACCGCGTGACTACTTCAAGGTGTCGCTGGCGCGCGCGGCGGACATCTTCAGTGAGGCGTACCGGAACCTGCCGGGGCTCGCTCGCACCGTCCGTGGGCCCGTCATGTCCACCACGGCGGGCAAGGTCGTCGTCGACGGTGTCGAACGAGGCCCTGAAGGCCGTTTCTTTCAGCTCCGTTTCCTCCAAGCCCGCGATCCGGCCCTGGTAGGCAGGCCGTTCCGGGCTCACTACCGGGCGGACGCCGCCTGGCTGGACGAACTGCAGCCGGCTCCCGGCACCCCGGCCGACCTCGCCGCCGCCGTCACCGACCCCGTGCCGTCAGGCTCGCACGCACCCGCCGGGGAGGAATCATGA
- a CDS encoding pyridoxal phosphate-dependent aminotransferase, with translation MTAPPPTAGLSRHHEGRAPDWIDELFLGTTTGVRAQWRHRAGGTVNLANNEMHHPRVEELIVKAVRKLGSAHWNSYPDYAYERSRFAEIVGVPAERLLFTAGSDQTYLAVFRALARRGTHLLTQLPNYQQIFPYAELAGLTVRGVDYRPGTGFPLDTLLGAVARTPPGSLVTVSNPNGPTGAWWSTDELTTLVDACAERRCLLLIDEAYGAFAPETVLRRAVDWSHVLVVQSFSKGHGLAGARLAVCVCGSAEVADHIQRWNVSNPVSGPSLQVAAELALRREEFRAIHAELDSSRTRLREEVPDLVGGRAETSWGNFVPVRCPDRRSAAHTVEGLARRGFAIRHLERFGLPEHIRISTADLATTERLLRSLRETVHDVRGRHQAC, from the coding sequence ATGACTGCCCCGCCTCCCACCGCCGGGCTGTCCCGACACCACGAGGGCCGGGCGCCGGACTGGATCGATGAGCTGTTCCTCGGCACCACCACCGGCGTACGCGCGCAGTGGCGGCACCGGGCCGGCGGTACCGTCAATCTCGCGAACAACGAGATGCACCACCCACGGGTCGAGGAACTGATCGTCAAAGCGGTCCGCAAACTGGGTTCCGCCCACTGGAACTCCTACCCCGACTACGCGTACGAACGGTCGCGGTTCGCCGAGATCGTGGGCGTGCCTGCCGAACGGCTGCTGTTCACCGCGGGCTCCGACCAGACCTACCTGGCCGTTTTCCGTGCGCTCGCTCGCCGCGGCACCCACCTGCTTACCCAGCTTCCCAACTATCAGCAGATCTTCCCGTACGCGGAACTGGCGGGGCTCACTGTGCGAGGTGTCGATTACCGGCCGGGAACCGGCTTCCCTCTCGACACTCTCCTCGGCGCGGTTGCGCGTACTCCCCCCGGCAGCCTCGTGACCGTGTCGAACCCCAATGGTCCCACCGGCGCTTGGTGGTCGACCGACGAACTGACCACCCTCGTCGATGCGTGCGCCGAGCGGCGCTGTCTGCTCCTGATTGACGAGGCATACGGCGCCTTCGCACCAGAGACCGTGCTGCGCCGCGCGGTGGACTGGTCCCATGTCTTGGTCGTGCAGTCCTTCAGCAAGGGGCACGGACTCGCTGGCGCGCGCTTGGCCGTATGCGTGTGCGGCAGCGCCGAGGTCGCCGACCACATTCAGCGGTGGAACGTCTCCAACCCGGTCAGCGGCCCTTCCCTCCAAGTGGCAGCCGAACTCGCTCTTCGGCGAGAGGAATTCCGCGCCATTCATGCCGAACTGGATTCCTCCCGGACTCGGTTGCGCGAGGAGGTGCCCGACCTCGTCGGAGGCAGGGCCGAGACATCATGGGGAAACTTCGTGCCGGTGCGCTGCCCGGACCGGCGGAGCGCCGCCCACACAGTCGAAGGACTGGCCAGGCGAGGATTCGCGATCCGCCACCTCGAACGGTTCGGACTACCCGAGCACATCCGGATCTCCACCGCCGACCTGGCCACCACCGAGCGTCTGCTGAGGTCCTTGCGGGAGACCGTCCACGACGTGCGGGGGAGGCACCAGGCGTGCTGA
- a CDS encoding pyridoxal phosphate-dependent aminotransferase, which yields MTDSLQAAPNLALNEIVARRRAAGEPLIHLAFGEARLPVPAEVLDWLSTGARRTEYGPVAGDERVRSSLARYFDRRRLPTSPEQIVVAPGSKPLLMSLMAVVDGDVLLPSPSWVTYEPQARLFGRHVHRVPVPAEYGGAPDPSALRESIRTARRGGGNPRLLVLTLPDNPTGTLPPPEAIRQVSAVAEEEDLLIVSDEIYRDILHDPGLPFLSPAEEAPERTVICTGLSKSLGLGGWRIGAARFPVGRRGDLLRTRTVAVASEVWSTLAGPMQEVATRAFDEPKVITEHFLAGARLHGAVTRAVHTLVTTAGASCRAPQGGFYLYPDFEPVRESLDEHGVTDSVSLQRHLLDNLGVAVLGGHHFGDDPGALRFRIATSLLYGDDSAQRERALTAEAPLSTPHITLTLDQLAEAFDALTPRKGIHV from the coding sequence ATGACGGATAGTCTTCAGGCTGCGCCGAATCTGGCGCTGAATGAAATCGTCGCGCGGCGTCGGGCCGCGGGCGAGCCTCTAATACATCTCGCCTTCGGCGAGGCACGGTTACCTGTCCCGGCGGAGGTATTGGACTGGCTGAGCACCGGTGCCCGCCGAACCGAATACGGCCCCGTCGCCGGCGACGAGCGGGTCCGCTCCTCCCTCGCCCGCTATTTCGACCGGCGTCGGCTTCCCACCAGCCCCGAGCAGATCGTCGTCGCCCCGGGCAGCAAGCCGCTGCTCATGAGTCTCATGGCCGTCGTCGATGGAGATGTGCTGCTGCCGAGCCCGTCCTGGGTCACATACGAGCCACAGGCCCGGCTGTTCGGGCGGCATGTCCACCGTGTGCCGGTGCCGGCGGAATACGGCGGCGCCCCTGACCCCTCGGCCCTACGGGAGAGTATCCGCACCGCCCGTAGGGGCGGCGGCAACCCACGGCTGCTCGTGCTCACCCTTCCCGACAACCCCACCGGCACCCTTCCGCCCCCCGAGGCGATCCGCCAGGTGAGCGCCGTGGCTGAGGAGGAAGACCTGCTGATCGTCTCGGACGAGATCTACCGCGACATCCTCCACGACCCCGGCCTTCCCTTCCTCAGCCCGGCGGAGGAGGCCCCGGAACGCACCGTCATCTGCACCGGACTGAGCAAGAGCCTGGGGCTCGGCGGCTGGCGGATCGGCGCCGCCCGCTTCCCCGTTGGCAGGCGAGGCGACCTCCTACGCACCCGTACGGTCGCCGTGGCCAGTGAAGTCTGGTCCACGCTGGCCGGCCCCATGCAGGAGGTTGCCACCCGCGCCTTCGACGAGCCCAAGGTGATCACCGAACACTTCCTGGCCGGGGCGCGGCTGCACGGCGCCGTCACCCGCGCCGTACACACTCTGGTCACCACAGCGGGCGCGAGCTGCCGGGCCCCTCAGGGCGGCTTCTACCTGTATCCGGACTTCGAACCCGTACGCGAGAGTTTGGACGAGCACGGTGTGACGGACTCGGTGTCACTGCAGCGGCACCTGCTCGACAACCTGGGCGTGGCCGTCCTCGGCGGTCATCACTTCGGTGACGACCCCGGCGCCCTCCGCTTCCGGATCGCCACCAGTCTGCTGTACGGGGACGACAGCGCACAGCGCGAGCGGGCGCTGACCGCCGAAGCTCCGCTGTCCACACCACACATCACCCTGACGCTCGACCAACTGGCAGAAGCCTTCGACGCGTTGACGCCCCGGAAGGGGATCCATGTCTGA